A window of Candidatus Krumholzibacteriota bacterium genomic DNA:
CGGACGGGTACCTGCGCAAGTCCGTTCTCGCCGATCCCGTCAGGGGCGGCAACACGGGGGACAACACGCCGGCGGTCATCCACCTCCGGCTCGTGCCGGGCGACGCGCTCCGGCTCTGGATCGTCCCCAAGGGCGGCGGCAGCGAGAACATGAGCCGGATCGCCATGATGAAGCCGGCCGACGGCGTCGAGGGGATCAAGCGGTTCGTCTTCGAGGGCGTCAAGCAGGCGTCGGGGAATCCCTGTCCGCCGATCGTGGTCGGCGTGGGGATCGGCGGCACCTTCGAGATATGCGCGCAGATCGCCAAGAAGGCCCTCCTGCGGCCGATCGGCAGCGAGCACCCCGATCCCTTCTACGCGGAGATCGAGCGCGATCTCCTGGTGAAGGTCAACGAGACGGGCGTCGGCCCCATGGGATTCGGCGGCCGCGTGACGGCCCTCGCCGTCCACATCGAGACCGCCCCGCGGCACATCGCCTCCTTCCCGGTGGCGATGAACATCAACTGCCACGCGGCGCGGCACAAGTACGTCGAGCTCTGACCGGGACACGGGGGACCTTCACGCACAGGAAGGTGAACGATGGCTGAACACGCACTGACGACTCCGCTGAAAGACGACGACATACGGAAACTCAGGGCCGGGGACACGGTGAAGCTCACCGGGACGGTCTACACGGCGCGCGACGCGGCGCACAAGCGGCTCGTCGACCTGCTCGAGGCGGGCGAGGAGCTGCCGATCCCCCTCGAGGGCCAGGTCGTCTACTACGTCGGCCCGGCGCCGACGCCGCCGGGAAAGGCGATCGGCTCCGCCGGTCCGACGACGAGCTACCGGATGGATCCCTACGCTCCGGCCCTCCTCGACCGGGGGCTGAAGGGGATGATCGGCAAGGGAGCTCGATCCGACGCGGTCGTCGGGTCGATGAAGAAGAACTGCGCGGTCTACTTCGCCGCCACCGGCGGCGCGGCGGCCCTCATCTCGCGGTCGATCACGGCGGCCGAGGTGGTCGCCTACGAGGATCTCGGCGCAGAGGCGATCCGCAAGCTCGCGGTGAAGGACTTCCCGCTCGTCGTCGCCCAGGACTGCCACGGCGGCAACGCCTACGAGGAGGGGCAGAAGAAGTACGCGAAGTGACCGGGCGGGCCGCCCCGGGCGGCAACCGGTTTCGTCCGCGCGGAAAGGACCGCAGATGAGGAGACCGCGCGTGCTGGCCGTCGTCCCCGCGCGGTGGGGATCGACCCGCTTCCCCGGGAAGCCGCTCGCGACGATCGCCGGCGAACCGATGATCGTGCACGTCATCCGACGGGCCGCGCGCATCGGCGGCGTCGACCGCGCGCTCGTCGCCACCGACGACCGCCGGATCCTCGCCGCCGTCGAGGCGGCCGGCTTCGAGGCGCGGATGACCGGACGCCACCGGTCGGGCACGGGGCGCGTCGCCGAGGCGGCCGCCGGCATCCCCTGCGGGATCGTCCTCAACATCCAGGGAGACGAGCCGCTCCTTCC
This region includes:
- a CDS encoding fumarate hydratase, whose amino-acid sequence is MREIKAEQITEAVARLSMEANYVLEEDVQAALEKAFETEDSPAGREVLRQILENSGIAREERMPICQDTGLTVVFAELGQEAQITGGLFEDAIDAGVAKGYTDGYLRKSVLADPVRGGNTGDNTPAVIHLRLVPGDALRLWIVPKGGGSENMSRIAMMKPADGVEGIKRFVFEGVKQASGNPCPPIVVGVGIGGTFEICAQIAKKALLRPIGSEHPDPFYAEIERDLLVKVNETGVGPMGFGGRVTALAVHIETAPRHIASFPVAMNINCHAARHKYVEL
- a CDS encoding Fe-S-containing hydro-lyase, giving the protein MAEHALTTPLKDDDIRKLRAGDTVKLTGTVYTARDAAHKRLVDLLEAGEELPIPLEGQVVYYVGPAPTPPGKAIGSAGPTTSYRMDPYAPALLDRGLKGMIGKGARSDAVVGSMKKNCAVYFAATGGAAALISRSITAAEVVAYEDLGAEAIRKLAVKDFPLVVAQDCHGGNAYEEGQKKYAK